One Salvelinus sp. IW2-2015 linkage group LG4q.2, ASM291031v2, whole genome shotgun sequence DNA window includes the following coding sequences:
- the LOC111963486 gene encoding leucine-rich repeat transmembrane protein FLRT2-like, with product MELHQSGRVWNKDWVSFLRPWIPILLGLHMQFSRASGSSCPEECRCDRTFVYCNERSLTSVPLGIGEGYKTLYLHNNQINNAGFPLEFHHVASVENVYLYGNQLDEFPINLPKNVRVLHLQENNIQTISRTALAQLLWLEELHLDDNSISTVGVEEGAFREAISLKMLFLTKNHLSSVPIGLPEDLKELRLDENRIAVIAEEAFRNVTRLERLLLDGNLLTDEGVAPGTFQDLVMLRELSLARNSLTYPPPLLPGDVLVKLNFQDNQMNEIPVTSFEGLRRLERLDISNNQLQSLTQGVFEGLVSLRQLTVRNNLWLCDCSINWVILWLKSLPTSLNVRGFMCQKPERVRGMVIRELNTELIQCPHSTTTAPPPINLPPTSPGLTSRSPPSSTDSPSDMHSLSPPSKLPSSPTHHPPLFSSSPPRDGEQRTNLPPLDPERENLQIKFTILNGSAIHVSWVASFPVTAYKVTWAKMGPSLSGDTVRDRMVGGEHRGIRLANLEPKSTYRICVIPLDAFNXYRPKDDTVCSEAVTKPVSYGPDNNKGPLWPEQATQQDPSSPFLLAGLIGGAVIVVLVLLLSIFCWHMHKKDRSSSTNWKYNKGRRKDDYGEAGTKKDNSILEMTETSFQIVSLNNEQLLKGDYRIQPMYTPNGGIGFRDFPVGNNSTVYCKNNVQADTDFCRA from the coding sequence ATGGAGCTCCATCAGTCAGGGCGTGTGTGGAATAAGGACTGGGTCTCTTTCCTCAGGCCGTGGATACCCATACTGCTGGGCCTGCACATGCAGTTCTCCCGGGCGTCCGGGTCCAGCTGCCCAGAGGAGTGCCGCTGTGACAGGACCTTTGTTTACTGCAATGAGAGGAGCCTGACCTCGGTGCCTCTAGGGATCGGAGAGGGCTACAAGACCCTCTACCTCCACAACAATCAGATAAACAACGCCGGCTTCCCCTTGGAGTTTCACCACGTAGCCTCCGTGGAGAATGTCTATCTCTACGGCAACCAGCTTGACGAGTTCCCCATCAACCTGCCCAAGAATGTTCGGGTGCTGCACCTGCAGGAGAACAATATCCAGACCATCTCCCGGACCGCACTGGCCCAGCTGCTGTGGCTGGAGGAGCTACATCTGGACGATAACTCCATCTCCACGGTTGGGGTGGAAGAAGGGGCGTTCAGAGAGGCCATCAGCCTCAAGATGCTCTTCCTTACAAAGAATCACCTGAGCAGCGTTCCTATTGGTTTACCGGAAGATCTCAAAGAGCTGCGATTGGACGAGAACCGGATCGCGGTTATCGCAGAGGAGGCGTTCAGGAATGTAACGAGGTTAGAGCGCCTCCTGCTGGATGGGAACCTGCTGACAGACGAAGGTGTGGCGCCTGGAACCTTCCAGGACCTGGTAATGCTCCGGGAGCTGTCGCTGGCACGAAACTCCCTCACCTACCCGCCCCCGCTGCTCCCGGGGGACGTTCTGGTGAAGCTGAACTTTCAGGATAATCAGATGAATGAGATCCCTGTGACGTCCTTCGAGGGACTGAGAAGGCTAGAGAGGCTGGATATTTCCAACAACCAGCTGCAGTCCCTGACACAGGGGGTCTTTGAGGGCCTCGTCAGCCTCAGACAGCTCACTGTTCGGAACAACCTTTGGCTGTGTGACTGCAGCATTAACTGGGTCATACTGTGGTTAAAGTCCCTGCCAACCTCCCTCAACGTGCGCGGCTTCATGTGCCAGAAGCCTGAGAGGGTCCGTGGCATGGTAATCAGAGAGCTGAACACTGAGCTGATCCAGTGCCCTCACAGCACCACGACTGCCCCGCCGCCCATCAACCTGCCCCCCACCTCACCAGGCCTCACCTCCCGCTCCCCTCCCTCCTCGACAGACTCCCCATCAGACatgcactccctctctcccccctccaagctcccctcctcacccacacatcacccccctctcttctcctcgtccCCTCCCAGAGacggggaacagaggactaaccTGCCACCCCTGGACCCAGAGCGGGAGAACCTGCAAATCAAGTTCACCATACTCAACGGTTCAGCCATCCACGTCAGCTGGGTGGCCTCCTTCCCTGTCACAGCCTACAAGGTCACCTGGGCCAAGATGGGTCCCAGCCTGTCTGGAGACACGGTCCGGGATAGGATGGTGGGAGGGGAACACCGGGGCATACGGTTGGCCAACCTCGAGCCTAAATCCACCTACCGGATCTGTGTCATCCCCTTAGACGCGTTCAATAKCTACCGGCCCAAGGATGATACAGTGTGTTCAGAGGCTGTGACTAAGCCGGTCTCCTATGGTCCAGATAATAATAAAGGTCCATTGTGGCCGGAGCAGGCCACCCAGCAGGACCCCAGCTCTCCCTTCCTCCTGGCTGGCCTCATTGGAGGCGCTGTGATTGTTGTCCTGGTGCTTCTCCTCAGCATATTCTGCTGGCACATGCACAAGAAGGACCGGTCGTCCTCGACCAATTGGAAATACAACAAGGGCAGGAGAAAAGATGACTATGGAGAGGCAGGGACCAAAAAGGATAACTCTATACTGGAAATGACTGAGACCAGCTTCCAGATAGTGTCCCTGAACAACGAGCAGCTCCTGAAGGGAGACTACCGCATACAGCCCATGTATACCCCTAATGGGGGCATAGGCTTCAGAGACTTCCCTGTGGGGAACAATAGCACAGTATACTGCAAGAACAATGTTCAAGCAGACACAGACTTTTGCCGTGCATGA